GGCCGGCAGCGGGAGGCCGCGACCGCGTACCGGGCGGCATTGGACCTGGTGGACAACGAGGCCGAACGGGAGTTCCTCACCGCCCGCCTCGCGGAGGTCACCGCCGGGTGACCCAAGGGGCCGGTCACTCCTGCTTGCCGGCCTCCGACACCTTCTTGGCCCCTCCCCCGAACAGCAGCAGAAGGACGATCCCGCCCAGGATCCACGGCCCGAGTCGGTTTTCTCGTCGGGGCGCTTCTGCGCCCACGTCCGCACCTGCACCTGCACGCTTGTGCGGTCGCTGTCGTGGTCGCGGCGGGACGACCACCACGATCAGCCCCACCACCGTAAAGAGTACGGATACGCTAATACCGATCAAAGATAGGCAGGAGCGGGCGGGCCGGTGACGACGAGTGGCACGAGCGGACTGCTTCGCAAGCTCGAGGACATCGCGCGAGCGTCCTTCCTGGAGCTGTTCTTCGATGTGGTGTTCGTCTTCGCGCTCCGCGCGCTCGCCCAGCAGCTGTTCAACAACCTGACCTGGTCCGGCGCGTTCCAGGCACTGGTGCTGCTGCAGGCCATCGGATGGGTGTGGTCCCTCACCGCGCGGGTGACCGGAGCGTTGAACCCGCGGCGGCCGCCGGTCCAAGTGCTGGTCCTCGCCACCATGGTGGGTGCCCTGGTGCTGTCCGCGGCGGTCCCCGAAGCGTTCGGCAAGACCGGCCTGATCTTCGCGGTCACCTACCTTGCCATACAGATCGGCCGCAGCCTGTTCCTCGTGGTCCTGTTGCGGGGCCAGGAGCTGCAACATGTTGCCGCACGGGGGGCGATTTGGCACGCCGCCACCGCGGTGCCCTGGCTGGCCGGGGCGGTCGCCTCAGGCACAGCACGTACGGCGCTGTGGACGCTCGCGGTTGTCCTCATCTACGTCGAACGACGGTTCAGCTACCCCCTGCCAGGACTCGGGCGCCTGGCCGGTGCGCAGTTGCCGGCCGGCGGCGAGTACCTGGCCGACCGGTACCGGGCACTGTTCGTCATCGGCCTCGGCGAAGTCGTTCTGGCCATCGGATCGAGCCTCACCAGTCGCGGCTTTTCCACCGAGCAGACCGTGGCGTTCGTGGTGGCATTCGTCGTCACGGCATTGATCTGGCGGGTCTACATCTTCCGTGCCGGAGAAGACATGGGGCCGGCCATCCAGGCCTCCGCCAACCCTGACCGGCTCGGCACCCTGGTGTCCGACGCACACCTGGTCATGATCGCCGGCCTCGTCGTCACCTCGGTCGGCGCCCAACTGGTCATCGACGACCCGTTCGGCCATCCACGAGCGGCCGCGACCGTCACCATCCTCGGCGGTACCGCGCTGTTCCTCGCCGGTCGGACCCTCCTGCAATACCTGGTATTCGGCAGCGTCTCCAGAAGCCGCGTCCTCGGGCTGATCGCGCTCGCCTGCCTCGTGCCGCCGATGCTGCTCCTGCCACCGCTCGTCAACGCCCTCGCTAGCGCCACAGTCCTCACCGGCATCGTCATCGCCGACAACATTCGCGTACGACGACACCCCGCACCGATCTCCCCACCAGGTCCCCACCGCCCCAGCAAGACGTGACAAGACCGCCGCGACACCCTCCGTCAACGTCACGATCGGCCGGGTGTCGCCCATCATCTGGAAACCAATCTGTAACTCACCAAGCGGAGTACGACACTCGCCGTACCGGCGTGTCGGGACAACAACTTCATGATCGACGAGGCGGGCGCGGGGCGGGCGGGAACGCGGCCCGGTAAGCGCGGGGTGGGACGCCCACGACCTGACGGAAGGACTCGCGGAAGGCCGTCGGGGAGGTGAAGCCGACGAGCGAGCCGACCCGTTCGACCGGCTGGTCGGTCTGTTCCAACAGCTGTTGCGCGCGGCGGATCCGCTGCCGGTTGAGCCACCGCACCGGGGTCGCACCGGTCTGGTCGCGGAAGTGCCGGCTGAGGGAACGCGTACTCATTGAGGCGTGGGCGGCGATGTCGGCCAGGGTGAGCGGGCGGTGCAGGTTGTGGGTCAGCCAGACCAGCAGCGGTTGCAGGCTGTGCCCGGCCGGCGCCGGCGGCTCGTACGCGATGAACTGCGCCTGACCACCCGCGCGCTCCAGTGGCATCACGCAGCTCCGCGCGGTGTCCGCGGCGACCGCGGCGCCGTGGTCGTTGCGTACGACGTGCAGACACAGGTCGAGTCCGGCCGCCGCGCCGGCCGACGTCAGTACCGGTCCGTCCTCGACGAACAGCACGTCGGGGTCGACGGTGACGGCGGGATGGCGGCGGGCCAGCTCGGCCGCCGCCGCCCAGTGGGTGGTGGCCCGCCGGCCGTCGAGCCGCCCCGCGGCGGCCAGCACGAAGGCGCCGGTGCAGATCGACACCAGCCGGGCCGGGGTGGCGGCGAGCGCGTCGAGGATCGCGCCGGGCACCGCCGAGTCGAGGTCGGCAACTCCCGGTACGACGACCGTGTCGGCCTCCGCCAGCGCGGACAGGTCGTGGGGTGCCCTGATGCTGACCGCTCCGGCCCGCACCTCGTCCGTGACGGCGCAGACGCGTACGTCGTAGGCCGGGCGACCGTCGGCCAGGCGCGCGCGGCCGAACACCTCGACCGGCACGGACAGGTCGAACGGGACCACGCCGTCGTAGGCAAGAACCCTCACCTGATGCACGGGTCCCATCCTGGCGGGAATCCGTCGACGGTTGGCGCGCCGGCCCCTGCCGGGCGCGGCGGCCCGTCCCTAGATTCGGCCACCATGACAATCCTCGTTCCACTGCTCATCGGCCTCCTGTACGTGTGCCTCAACGCGTCGATCCCCGAACGGCACCGCCGCACCTTCAACGCGGTCATGGTCGGCGGGGCCGGGGCGGCGTACCTCAGCGGCGGTGGTCTCGGGGGCTGGGAACTTCCGTTCGTCGTGCTCATGACCTACGTGGCCTGGCGTGGGCTGGAGTCGTGGACATGGATCGGGATCGGCTGGCTGCTGCACACCGCCTGGGACGTCGTCCACCACCTGCGCGGCGCGCCGATCATCCCGTTCCTGCCGGGCTCCTCGCACGGCTGCGCCATTTGCGACCCGGTCATCGCGCTGTGGTGCCTCACCGGCGGCTGGTCGGTGGCGGACCTGCTGCGGCGGGTGCGTCCGCCGGCGTCGAGCGTCGAAGGCGCTACCCGAACCAGGTGATGGCCTGCCCGTGTCCTCGGGTCCAGGCGAGCGGCGTCCCGTCCAGCGCGAGCACGTTGTAGTGCGCGTCGCTCGGCGGCGTCGGCAGCGCCTCGTAGGTCAGCACGTCCGGGGCCTCGTTCGCGATCCAGTGCCCGGGCCGGCCGCGGACCACGTCGGCGAACGCGTCCCGCCCGGGCGCCGGCACCTGGTAGAGCACCGAGGTGTGGAACACCACCAGCGTCGCGGCGGAGGGCGCCTGCGCGGCCAACGCCGGTAGGTCGTCCACCAGGTCACCGCGGACGAGCAGCGGCGGATCGGCGGCCGCGACGGCCGCCGCTTCCCGCAACCGGGCCCGGCGGTGCTCGTGCTCCGGCCAGATGAGGGCGTCCAGCCACGCCACGTCCGCGCTGTCGGTCACGTCGAGCGGGTTGAGGTCCAGGCCGGCCCGCCACACCACCTCGGGCAGCCGGGTCGGCGGCGCGGTCCCGGTGAGCGCGCAGTCGAGGACCGGTTGACCGGCGCCGACGCGGTGATCGCCATAGCGGTAGGCGTACCGGTCGGGGTAGAGGCACAGGCCGGCGGAGGCGCCGACCTCGAGCAGCGCGAGCGGCTGCGGCAGCGCGGCGAGCACCGGCAGCAGTACGGCGCACCGCCCGGCCTCGTTGGTCTGGGTCGCCCGGACCCGCATCTCCGCCTCGATCGCCGGCCAGTTCGCCACCGCGAAGTCGTGGAACGCCGCCGGGTCCTCGACCGGGCCGCCGAGCAGGCGGACTACGCCGAACAGCAGATTCGGCTGCCGCTTGGCGGGCGGGAGCGTGCCGAGCAGCGCCAGCAGTTCGTGGTCGCCGGCGACCGCCAGCGCCAGCCGCTCGTACGTGGGTGACACCCCGCGGACTTCACGGGCGGCGAACCGTGCGTAGGTCTCGGCGATCGTCATGGCCCGAGCATCCCAGCCGATCTCCGCCGCCGAACACCGCGGCCGGAGTGAGATTCGCCCCGCTCCCGCACCGCCAGCTGTCCCATGAGGGTACGGAACGTCCGCCGTCATCCGCGGCCCTCACTCGGCTGGCACCCCGCAAACGCCAGTAACTGTGATCGTGACCATACGCGGAGTAGTTGCTCCGTCGAGCGACGGCTGACTAGCGTTTGCTTGACCAGGCAACAAAATCTGCGGGGGCCCGACATTCGGATGCCCTCCGTGCCACCATGCCGTTTCAGGAGTCGGACATGATCTTTGAGCCAGCTCACCGCAGTTGCCGTGACGAGCACCGGTGGCGGGCGGCCCGGCGGCGAATCCGGGAGACGCTCGCGCTGCGCCGGGCCGCTGCGGCGGCCGGGCAGCGGACCGTCGAACCGCCGGCCGACTCCAACCCGGCGGCGTGAGCCGTGAAGCGACCGCGCTTGTACGGACCCGGCGAGTTGGCCGCGCTGTTCGGCGTGTCGCGTCAGCGGGTACTGCAGATCACACGCAGGCCCGGCTTTCCCGAGCCCGTCGCCCGCCTCATCGGGATGACCGTCTGGGACGCCGACGAAGTGGACGAGTGGGCGAGGCACAACCGCCCGCCCCGACCGACGGACGGCGACGAGGACCGCTGACCCGGGTCGGCAGCAGAGTCGTCTGCGGCATCAAGTTCATAGCCTGTGAACCAACCGTGATGAGTGGCCTTAGCCTTGCACGCCAAGAGACCCGACTTCGTCATTTGGTCCTCGATCTGGAGCAGGCGGCCGGACGCTGTGGTGCGCTTCGACCTGCCGTCCGATGGCGGAGGCGGAACGGACTTGCGCTGGACTCCCCTGGTGGCGGCGCCACTGCCGGAGTCGTCATTGCTCGGGCATATGTCCAAGCGGCTCAATCAACTGATCAACGCGAACCTGCGGTACACGTTCGGTCAGTAGAAGCGCGACGCCGACTGGCAGCGTGACTTGTGGCGCCCCGCCCGCGCCACCGAAATGCCGCGAGCGCGGCAGGAAACCCTGCCGCGCTCGCGAGACGGTGAAACGTCAGCTGCAGCCGCTGGTGGAGCCGCAGCCCTCGCAGACGTAGCAGCTACCGGCCGGTCGCATCTTCGTACCGCAGGTGAAGCAGAGCGGCGCGTCGGCGGCCTTGCCGAGCACGGCCTCCAGCAGCTCGGTGCTGGAACCCACGGTCGGTGCCGGCTTGGCGGCGGCGACGTCCGCCACCTCCTGCGCCGGTTGGGCGACCGGGCCGGTCTTCGGCTCGGTCGGCGCCTCGACCGGGGCGGAGGCGGCCATCGCGGTGAGGTCCGCACCGCTCTCCGCCTCCGCCTCGGCCCGCAGCTGGGCGGCCCGCTCCTTGGCGGTGAAGATGCCCAGCTCCGCGCGGCGCTCGTACGGCAGGAAGTCCAGGGCCAGGCGACGGAAGATGTAGTCCATCACCGAGGCCGCCATCCGCACGTCCGGGTCGTCGGTCATGCCGGCCGGCTCGAAGCGCATGTTGGTGAACTTGCTGACGTACGTCTCCAGCGGGACGCCGTACTGGAGACCGATGGAGATGGCCACCGAGAAGGCGTCCATCACGCCGGCCAGGGTCGAGCCCTGCTTCGACATCTTGAGGAAGACCTCGCCGAGGCCGTCGTCCGGGTAGGACGAGGCGGTGAGGTAGCCCTCGGCGCCGCCGACCGAGAAGCTGACCGTCTGCGACGGGCGCTTCTTCGGCAGCCGCTTGCGCACCGGCCGGTACTCGACGACCTTCTCCACCACCGGCGCGGCGGCGCTCTCGGTGGTCGCCGGCTCGGCGGCCTTGTTCGGCTTCGCCACCGAGAGCGGCTGGCCGACCTTGCAGTTGTCGCGGTAGATCGCGAGGGCCTTGAGGCCGAGCTTCCAGCCCTCGAAGTAGATCTTCTCGACGTCCTCGACGGTCGCCTGCTCCGGCATGTTGACCGTCTTGGAGATGGCGCCGGAGATGAACGGCTGGACGGCCGCCATCATCCGCACGTGGCCCATCGGCGCGATGGAGCGCGCGCCCATGGCGCAGTCGAAGACCGGGTAGTGCTCCGGCTTGAGGCCGGGGGCGTCCACCACGTGGCCGTGGTCGGCGATGTGCTCGACGATCGCCTCGACCTGCTCCTCGGGGTAGCCGAGGCTGCGCAGGGCGCGCGGGACGGTCTGGTTGACGATCTGCATCGAGCCGCCGCCGACCAGCTTCTTGAACTTGACCAGCGCCAGGTCCGGCTCGACCCCGGTGGTGTCGCAGTCCATCATCAGGCCGATGGTGCCGGTCGGGGCGAGCACGCTGGCCTGCGAGTTGCGCCAGCCGAACTTGTCACCGACCTTGTTGCCGAGCGTCCACTGCTTGGTGGCCTCCCGCTGGATCGCGGTGGCCACGGTGCCGGCCGGCTTGATCTCGTCGTTGGCGGCGGCGTGCTTGCGCATGACCCGCTTGTGCGGCTCGGCGTTGCGGGCGTAGCCCTCGTACGGACCGACGATGCCGGCCAGCTCGGCCGAGCGGCGGTACGCCGTGCCGGTCATCAGCGAGGTGATCGCGGCGGCGACCGAGCGGCCCTGCTCCGAGTCGTACGGCAGGCCCGACGCCATCAGCAGCGCGCCCAGGTTGGCGTAGCCGATGCCGAGCTGCCGGTAGGCGCGGGTGGTCTCGCCGATCTTCTCGGTCGGGAAGTCGGCGAAGCAGATCGAGATGTCCATCGCGGTGATGACGAACTCGACGGACCTGACGAACTTCTCCACCTCGAAGCCGCCGTCGGCGCGGAGGAACTTCATCAGGTTGAGCGAGGCCAGGTTGCACGAGGAGTTGTCCAGGTGCAGGTACTCCGAGCACGGGTTCGACGCGGTGATCCGCCCGGTCTCCGGGCAGGTGTGCCAGTCGTTGATGGTGTCGTCGTACTGCAGGCCGGGGTCGGCGCACTCCCAGGCGGCCTGGGAGATGCTGCGGAACAGCTTCTTGGCGTCGACCGTCTCGATGGTCTGCCCGTCGAGCCGGCCGCGCAGGTCGAAGCCGCCGCCGTTCTCCACCGCGGTCATGAACTCGTCGGAGACCCGGACCGAGTTGTTGGCGTTCTGGTACTGCACGCTGACGATGTCCGCGCCGCCCAGGTCCATGTCGAAGCCGGCGTCCCGCAGCGCGCGGATCTTGTCCTCCTCGCGCGCCTTGGTGACCACGAACTCCTGGATGTCCGGGTGGTCCACGTCGAGGATGACCATCTTGGCCGCGCGCCGGGTGGCGCCGCCGGACTTGATGGTGCCGGCCGAGGCGTCCGCGCCGCGCATGAAGCTGACCGGGCCGGAGGCGTTGCCGCCGGAGGAGAGCAGCTCGCGGGAGGAACGGATCCGGGACAGGTTGACGCCGGAGCCGGAGCCGCCCTTGAAGATCAGCCCCTCCTCCTTGTACCAGTCGAGGATGGAGTCCATCGAGTCGTCGACGCTCAGGATGAAGCAGGCGCTGACCTGCTGCGGCGACGGCGTACCGACGTTGAACCAGACCGGCGAGTTGAAGCTGAACACCTGGTGCAGCAGCATCCAGGTCAGCTCGTGCGCGAAGATCTCCGCGTCCGCCGGGGTGGCGAAGTAGCCGTGCTCCTCACCGGCCTTGCGGTAGGTGGTGACCACCCGGTCGATCAGCTGCTTGAGCGACCACTCCCGCTCCGGGGTGCCCACCGCGCCCCGGAAGTACTTGGTGGTCACGATGTTGGCCGCGTTGACGCTCCAGGACTCGGGGAACTCCACCCCGCGCTGCTCGAAGTTGATCGAGCCGTCCCGCCAGTTCGTCATCACGACGTCGCGGCGCTCCCAGGCCACCTCGTCGTACGGGTGGACCCCCTCGGTCGTCCACACCCGCTCGACCTTGAGCCCCGCCGGCGCACCGGCCCGGGTCCGCGACTTGCTTGCTGTCACGCCGTCCCCCGCCATCTCATCCGCCCCCTCGTCTGCGCGGTCACCCACCGCGCGTCGTCACTGTCAGAAATCCGAAAACTCAACTGGTACGGCCGGCGGCCTCGACCGCGTCGGCCCCTGCGCCCTCCCGGGCGCGGGCGGCGGCCCGCAGCGTCTCGATCTCGTGCTCGAAGTCGGCGAGCGAGTCGAAGGACCGGTAGACGCTGGCGAAGCGCAGGTAGGCCACCTCGTCCAGGTCGCGCAGCGGCCCCAGGATGGCCAGCCCGACCTCGTGGCTCGGGATCTCGGCGGCCCCCTTGGCCCGGACGGTCTCCTCGACCTTCTGCGCCAGCAGCGCGATCGAGTCGTCGTCGACCGGCCGGCCCTGGCACGCCTTGCGCACCCCGCCGATGATCTTCGTACGGCTGAACGGCTCGGTCACCCCGCTGCGCTTGACCACCGCGAGCACCGCCTCCTCGACGGTGGTGAACCGCTTGCCGCACTCCGGGCAGGACCGCCGCCGCCGGATGAGCTGGCCGTCGTCGGCCTCCCGCGAGTCGACGACCCGGGAGTCGGCGTACCGGCAGTACGGACACCGCATCGCCTGACCTCCTTCATCGAACCGCGGGCGCACCGACGCGTTCCCGGGCACGCGGCACCGCGGAGAGGCCATCCTGGGATGGCCGCCCCGGGTCGGCGGTACGGGAGTGCGGTCGGTAGTCGAACCCAACCTATAGGCAACTTACGCCCATGTGACTACTACATCTAGGGGTCGACCGTATGTCGTCGCCCAGGCGAGGTCAAGTTGGCCGGCGTGTCCGGCGCGTCATCAGAATCACTCACCCGTCCCACCTCCCCCGGGGGTCGCCGAAAGCCCAACGGGCGACTCCCGCCACGGTCACGCTCAACCGTTTCGTCGAACATCCGTTCGAAGCCGACGTATCATTTATCAGAACAGGCGTTCGGAAATCCAGCTTTCGGCCCGACACGCCGACAAGAGGTCGTACAGATGTTTGAAAATGGCCGATCTCACCTATACGGTCAACAACGACCGGGCGCGGCGTGTCGCCTCCGGCCGATCGGCAACCATCCGCGCGCACCACGAGCCGCCAAGGCACCCAGCGCCGACCAGGGAGGGACGGACGTGACCGAGGACCGGGCCAACCGGCAGAAGAACCCGCAGCCGATCAACGGGGCGGGTCCGCCGGCGACCCGACGGCCCCGCGCCGCGCGCAGCCGGACGGGCCAGCCCGCCGTGCGCCCGGTCACCCCGGTGGTCAGCAGCTTCCCCGACCCCGCCACGATCGACCTCACCGCCCGGCAGCGCCGGATCCTGGAGTTCATCCGCACCTGGGTGGAGCGCCACGGCTACCCGCCGAGCGTGCGCGAGATCGGCGAGGCGGTCGGCCTGGTCTCCCCGTCGAGCGTCGCCTACCAGCTCAAGGAGCTGGAGAAGAAGGGCTTCCTGCGCCGCGACCCCAACCGCCCCCGGGCGGTCGACGTCCGCGCCCCCAGCGACGCCGACGACGAGCTGGCCCGCGCGCAGCGCCCCACCCCGGCGTACGTGCCGATGCTGGGCCGGATCGCCGCCGGTGGCCCGATCCTCGCCGAGCAGGCGGTGGAGGACATCTTCCCGCTCCCCCGCGAGCTGGTGGGTGAGGGCGAGGTCTTCATGCTCCAGGTCAAGGGCGACTCGATGCTCGACGCGGCGATCTGCGACGGCGACTGGGTGGTGGTCCGTCAGCAGCCGACCGCCGAGGCCGGCGACATCGTGGCCGCCATGCTCGACGGCGAGGCGACCGTGAAGACCTACCGGCGCCGCGACGGGCACGTCTGGCTGATGCCGCAGAACCCGGCGTTCGACCCCATCCCCGGCGACGACGCCACCATCATGGGCCGCGTCGTCGCGGTGCTGCGTCGAATCTGACACCCGCCCGGGTGACCGCCGCGCCGCGGTCACCCGGTGCCGTGGTCAGTAGCGGTCGCCCCGGTAGTCGCGACCGCCGGGCACCTGCCCGTACTGACCCCGTCCGTCGTCGTAGCCGTTGCGCCGGCCCCCACGCGGATCCCCGTAGTCCGGGTCACGCCGGGGCGGCTCGGCGCGGCCACCGCCGTACCCGCCACCGCCCTGCGGCGCACCGCCGCCGTAGACCCCACCGCCCTGCGGGCGACCACCACCGCCGCCGTACACGCCGCCGTGCGGACGGCCGCTCTCAGGGGGACGACCGCCGCCGTACACCCCGCCCGAGGCGGGCCGGCCCGGCGCGTCGTTCACCGGCCCGCCGCCGTAGCCGCCCCCGGCCGGGCCGCCGTACACGCCACCGGGGGGCCCGCCGGGCGGCGGCCCGCCCCGGTCGGGTCCGTCCGTCCGGTCGGTGGCCGGTGCGGGCCGGCGCCGGGACCGGAGGATGCCGAAGATGCCCGCGCCGACCAGCAGGGCGCCGAGCGCGCCTACCGCCGCGATCAGGTACGTGATCTCGTCCAGGCTCAGCCCCTCGACCCAGGACTTCTTGGCGGCCGGCTTCGCCACCTCACCGGCGGCCGGCAGCGCCTCGGCCCCCTTGCTCGACGGGACGTAGCTGAGGATGTCGATCGGGTCGTCGGGAGCCAGCTGACCGCCGTCGGAGACGGTGACGAAGGACTTGCCGTCCGGGGTGTAGGAGATCGCCTCGCCGAACGGGTCGGTCAGCGGGGTGACCCGGGGCTTGACCGTGGTCAGCGCGCCGACGATGTCGCCACCGGCCACGTCGTACTCGAAGGCGTCCGCGTACGTCCGCAGCACCACCTTCGTGCCGTCCGGCGAGCGGGCCGCGCCGGTGACCAGGAGCCGGCCGGGCGCGCCCAGTTTGTTGTCGGTGGTGGTCTTGGGGAGCGTGACCTCGCCGACCTTCTGCATCGGCACCGGCTCGGTGTCGCCGGTCTTCAGCGCGGCCGCCGGCCTGAACAGCTCCGACTTGCCGGAGAGCTCCTTGGTGATGATCAGCGGCTTGCCGTCGTCGCCGATGAGCAGCGCCTCGGCGTCGTGCGGCTGCTTCTGCGGGTACGCGAGCCGGTGCAGCACCGGCTGCTTCGACCCGCCGACCGGCATGGTCCAGACCGCGACCCGCTCCCGGCGCTGCTTACTGGTGATGTTGTCCCCGGTGTCGGCGATCCACAGGGTCCTGCGGTCCGGCGAGAGGGCCAGGTCCTCGGTGTCGAGCGGCCCGTCACCCGAGTACTGGACCGGCTCCTTCGAGATCTCGCACTTGGTGTCGAGGTAGAAGACCCGCTTGCGGCTCGGGATGTCGGTACCGTCGTTGATCACGACGTAGCCGGTGCTGGTCGCGACCAGGCCGGACAGCTCCCGCAGGCGCTTGTCCTCGACGGTGCACTTCTTCTTGCCGGGAGCCACGGCCTGCACGGGGGCCGTGGCGGGACTCGCCAGGGCGACCCCGGCAGGCGCCACGGTCGCGCCCAGCAGGCCGAGCGCAACCGTGACCGAGGAGAGAACGTGCCGCATGGAGCCCAGTGTCGCACGTCCGCTTAACCGGGCGGGCGACGCCGGAGGCCTCACCGGCCGGCGCCCACCCGCTCCTCCTCGATGAGCCGCTCACCGGCCCGGAACGGCGCCAGCTCGGCGGCGAGCGCCTGACCGACCCGGACGTGCAGCAACGTCCCCTCCGGGAGGTGGGCGGTGCTCAGCACCTCGCCCTGCCGGTGAACCCGGGCCACCAGGTCACCCCGGTCGTAGGGAAGCACCGCGTGCACCTCCACCGCCGGACGGGGCAGCCGCTCCTCGATCGCCTCGCGCAGCCCGTCCACTCCGCGCCCGCTGTGTGCGGAGACGAAGACCGCGTCCGGCCAGAGCCGCTTGAGCCGCAGCAGCGTCTCCTCGTCGGCGGCGTCCGTCTTGTTGACCACCAGCAGCTCGGGCAGCCGGTCGGCGCCCACCTCGGCGAGCACCTCGCGGACCGCTCGGACCTGCTCCTCCGGGTCCGGGTGGGTGCCGTCCACCACGTGCACCACCAGGTCGGACTCGGCGACCTCCTCCAGGGTCGAGCGGAACGCCTCGACGATCTGGTGGGGCAGGTGCCGGACGAAGCCGACCGTGTCGGAGAGGGTGTAGAGCCGCCCGTCGGAGGTGGTGGCCTTGCGGGTGGTCGGGTCCAGGGTGGCGAAGAGCGCGTTCTCGACCAGCACGCCCGCCCCGGTCAGCCGGTTGAGCAGGCTGGACTTGCCGGCGTTGGTGTAGCCGGCGATGGCCACCGCGGGCACCGCGTTGCGGGACCGGCGGGCACGCTTGGTCAGGCGTACCGTCTTCATGCCCTTGATCTCGCGGCGCAGCCGCGCGATGCGGTGCCGGATCCGGCGCCGGTCGGTCTCGAGCTTGGTCTCACCGGGACCGCGCAGGCCCACGCCGCCGCCGGCGCCGCCGCCGCGGCCGGAACCACCGGTCTGCCGGGAGAGCGTCTCACCCCAACCGCGCAGCCGCGGGAGCAGGTATTCGAGCTGGGCCAGCTC
The window above is part of the Micromonospora inositola genome. Proteins encoded here:
- the hflX gene encoding GTPase HflX — encoded protein: MRDQETYVPFEDDELDTTTGEFELSERQALRRVPGLSTELTDITEVEYRQLRLERVVLVGVWTEGTQDDAENSLTELAALAETAGSQVLEGLIQRRNRPDPATYVGRGKVDDLGAMVLSTGADTVICDGELSPSQLRNLEQRTKVKVVDRTALILDIFAQHAKSKEGKAQVELAQLEYLLPRLRGWGETLSRQTGGSGRGGGAGGGVGLRGPGETKLETDRRRIRHRIARLRREIKGMKTVRLTKRARRSRNAVPAVAIAGYTNAGKSSLLNRLTGAGVLVENALFATLDPTTRKATTSDGRLYTLSDTVGFVRHLPHQIVEAFRSTLEEVAESDLVVHVVDGTHPDPEEQVRAVREVLAEVGADRLPELLVVNKTDAADEETLLRLKRLWPDAVFVSAHSGRGVDGLREAIEERLPRPAVEVHAVLPYDRGDLVARVHRQGEVLSTAHLPEGTLLHVRVGQALAAELAPFRAGERLIEEERVGAGR